The DNA sequence TCGGTGATTTTGTACGTATTGTTTGTGCGTTATGCAACAAGTACAGACCAGTATTGGCATCCCAGGATCCAGAAGGTGAGAGAGTTGCATCATTGATGCTAGAGAGAAGTCGGCAGGGCAACCCAGTCAAAGAACTGGTTGAAAGAGAGAACCTTCTTAGAAAGAGGAATGTATACATTCCAATCACTGAAGCAGATGATGTCAGTTTTCCAGTGCTTTCACTGGATGAACTTAGGGAAATAACAATGGGTGTTTATGAACTAAAGCTGGCACCGGCATATGTTGCAAATCATGTCGATACTGACAATACATATCAGCTCTTCCTTTGTAAGGAAGTGGATGATTTGATCCGAGTGAAAATCCAGTCACGCCATGTTGGATCTCTCTTGCACACTTTGTGGGTCCAGTTCACTGAAGTTAAGGTGATGGGATGGTACTGCACTTGCAAAGTGGGTGCTAGAGTTGTTGGATGCTGTGCACACATAGCAAGTGTCATTTGGTACCTTGGGTATGGCAGACACCAAGTCAAGATGCCGGTTTCCAGCAACACTAGTGATACACTCTTGAATACAGCAGTTCTTGACAGTGAATCAgaaactgagattgatgactgtgtgaatgaagagtaatagtggttgtcttttgaatactgacttttaACACTTGCATGATGTTCATATGAATTTGGGGTCAAGACCTGTGACTTTTAGTGCAACTCAATTGGTTGTTGGAAAGTTTACTGTATCTTTGCAAGAATGGTTGTAAATACTGACTTTTAACACATACATGGTGTTAAGGTGAAACTATACAAAGAATGTAAAATTACCCAAAGTGGacccctttgaggtcaagactTGTGACTTTTAGCACAACATGATTGGTtgttgtgataacatatgatgaaagagatgttaactgtatatttgctaaaactggttatGAATACTGActtttaacacacacacagtgtTAAAATCGAGCTGTGTCAACAATGTAATTTCACCCACAATGGGCCCCattgaggtcaagacctgtgattcTCATTGAAACATGATTGGTTATTGTAATTACATATGATGAatgagatgttaactgtatatttgctaaaactggttgtaaatacTGACTTTTAACACTTCCTACTTAAAATGAAGCTTTGCCTGAAATGTAGTtttacccaaaacaggcccctgcCATTTTCAGTGCAACATGATTCGTTATCATgcttacattttgtaaaattgacccatggattacatttgcaaagaaggttgtgaataatgagtgagttttggggacacaattggcaagtaattgaattaactatgttttgcaaccctaattgggccccttgaaAGTGAAAACGATGTGATTgatgttgacatgtttttcaacatgactacctgtcgtaaaaattatgttatttttatgtaaataaaatgacagttgtaaataagccattatggcacactgatatttcagacttcttgttatttttcatgggaactgataaaacccattttgggcccctctgcagaaaaattacacctcagaacatataacatatagcatttttatgcaaagctaacttgtctctaaacaaataacatgttttcagccaattctgtgagtgggccaaaaaccacccttatcataccttgtcctttaaaGGACCGAAATATATCAAAAACTTATCGCTGTATTCGGGACCCCAGGATGTGACCTTTTTGGTAGGAAAGGCA is a window from the Haliotis asinina isolate JCU_RB_2024 chromosome 9, JCU_Hal_asi_v2, whole genome shotgun sequence genome containing:
- the LOC137296397 gene encoding uncharacterized protein; this translates as MLHFVPNNLGFGHIQHNEFVKNHTTPVARTLFTDDKVNVAILVLDGTYIYIQKGSDHLFQKLSYSMHKHRPLVKPMMVVGTDGYIFSVLGPYAADGQNNDASITKHMLSTNSDDIYDWLEEDDVLIVDRGFRDSITFLESHGFHVEMPAYLEKGKRQHEVEDANVSRLITKVRWVVESCNGRIKQWRFLDKVVSNHYVPHIGDFVRIVCALCNKYRPVLASQDPEGERVASLMLERSRQGNPVKELVERENLLRKRNVYIPITEADDVSFPVLSLDELREITMGVYELKLAPAYVANHVDTDNTYQLFLCKEVDDLIRVKIQSRHVGSLLHTLWVQFTEVKVMGWYCTCKVGARVVGCCAHIASVIWYLGYGRHQVKMPVSSNTSDTLLNTAVLDSESETEIDDCVNEE